One Methanoculleus sp. 7T genomic window carries:
- the frhD gene encoding coenzyme F420-reducing hydrogenase, FrhD protein codes for MLFREIVIAGCGNPLYGDDGFGPAVVEELKKLQLPDNVKVIDAGLGAPHFLFTLMEDAEVPVKRLIIIDIADFGGNPGDVTKLRPEDLPPGAYRDVHSWDLSEPLQRLKDIIDITIIGCQPKRVASQEFELGLTEEVEEAIPKTVRIVLEEIGVDYGAAINHQGTHLWASPGETAGKAGNEPGE; via the coding sequence ATGCTATTCCGTGAGATCGTGATCGCAGGGTGCGGCAACCCCCTCTACGGAGACGACGGGTTCGGTCCTGCAGTCGTGGAGGAACTCAAGAAGTTACAGCTGCCCGACAACGTCAAGGTCATCGATGCCGGCCTTGGCGCCCCTCACTTCCTCTTCACCCTGATGGAAGATGCGGAGGTGCCGGTGAAGAGACTGATCATCATCGATATCGCCGATTTCGGCGGAAATCCCGGTGATGTGACGAAACTCCGGCCTGAAGACCTGCCGCCGGGCGCTTACCGGGATGTCCACTCGTGGGACCTCTCGGAGCCGCTACAGCGATTAAAGGACATCATCGATATCACGATCATCGGGTGCCAGCCGAAGCGTGTCGCGAGCCAGGAGTTTGAACTAGGGCTCACTGAGGAGGTTGAGGAGGCCATTCCCAAAACAGTGCGTATCGTACTGGAAGAAATTGGGGTAGATTATGGGGCTGCTATCAACCATCAAGGAACGCATCTTTGGGCGTCGCCGGGAGAAACCGCCGGAAAAGCCGGCAATGAACCCGGAGAGTAA
- the mptA gene encoding GTP cyclohydrolase MptA — MELPDVQSSLPEVRINLTRVGVKNVQKLVEVARPGKRPVIFISNFDVFVDLPGSLKGANLSRNFEVIDDVLQQAIDGEVKVIEELCSAVARKLLDRHEYAERTEVRMRSQFMVRRETPVSETGCHEVVNVHASAIAQRNDGNPIIRKSIGAEVTGMTACPCAQNIMKDHALHVLENLGVPDDKIDAFFEEVPMATHNQRGRGFLCIETDDDQHVSLEKIIKILKDSMSARIYELLKRGDESYVVMEAHKNPRFVEDCVREMARKVIAQFRDLPGDSVVTIKQTNEESIHQHDAYAERKATIAELVGELDEGSL, encoded by the coding sequence ATGGAACTGCCAGATGTCCAGTCCAGCCTGCCGGAAGTCCGCATCAATCTGACCAGGGTGGGTGTGAAAAACGTCCAAAAACTCGTCGAAGTCGCCAGACCCGGCAAACGGCCGGTCATTTTCATATCCAACTTCGACGTCTTCGTCGACCTGCCGGGAAGCCTCAAAGGGGCGAATCTCTCCCGGAACTTCGAGGTGATTGATGACGTGCTGCAGCAAGCCATCGACGGAGAGGTAAAGGTGATCGAGGAACTCTGCAGCGCGGTGGCGAGGAAACTCCTCGATCGGCACGAGTACGCAGAGCGAACCGAGGTCCGGATGCGCAGCCAGTTCATGGTCCGGCGGGAGACGCCTGTCAGCGAGACCGGCTGCCATGAGGTGGTGAACGTCCACGCGAGCGCGATTGCTCAGCGCAACGACGGGAACCCGATCATCCGGAAGAGCATCGGCGCAGAAGTGACCGGAATGACCGCCTGCCCCTGCGCCCAGAACATCATGAAGGACCATGCCCTGCACGTTCTCGAGAACCTCGGCGTCCCGGATGATAAGATCGACGCGTTCTTCGAGGAGGTGCCGATGGCCACGCACAACCAGCGCGGGCGCGGGTTCCTCTGCATCGAGACCGACGACGACCAGCATGTCAGCCTCGAGAAGATCATCAAGATCCTGAAGGACTCCATGAGTGCGCGCATCTACGAACTCCTCAAGCGCGGCGACGAGAGTTACGTCGTGATGGAAGCCCACAAAAATCCCCGGTTCGTTGAAGACTGCGTCCGCGAAATGGCCCGCAAGGTAATCGCGCAGTTCCGGGATCTCCCCGGAGACTCCGTTGTTACCATAAAACAGACGAACGAGGAGAGTATCCACCAGCACGACGCGTACGCGGAGCGGAAGGCGACGATAGCCGAACTCGTGGGAGAACTGGATGAAGGATCTCTATAA
- the ilvC gene encoding ketol-acid reductoisomerase — MVQKYYESDADPRTLEGKTIAVIGYGSQGRGQALNLRDSGCQVVIGLRPGGSWQRASEDGFDVYPVADAVKRADVVQILLPDETQAAVYRTEISPYLKENACLMFSHGFNIHYGQIVPPPTVDVVMVAPKGPGHMVRRTYEEGKGVPALIAVHQDHTGKARAVALAYARGIGATRAVVLETTFAEETETDLFGEQAVLCGGVTSLIKAGFETLVDAGYAPEMAYLEVLHEMKLIVDLIYEGGFTKMRDSISNTAQYGDLTRGPRVIGPETYAAMQEVLEEIQNGEFAREWMLENMVNRPVFTALTKADEEHLIEQVGKELRGFMPQFRK; from the coding sequence ATGGTGCAGAAATACTACGAGTCCGACGCAGACCCCCGCACCCTGGAGGGCAAGACCATCGCCGTTATCGGCTACGGCTCTCAGGGTCGTGGACAAGCGCTGAACCTGCGTGATTCCGGCTGTCAGGTCGTCATCGGCCTGCGGCCGGGCGGCAGCTGGCAGAGAGCATCCGAAGATGGTTTCGACGTCTATCCGGTGGCGGATGCCGTCAAGCGTGCCGATGTCGTCCAGATCCTCCTTCCCGACGAGACCCAGGCGGCTGTCTACCGCACCGAGATCAGCCCCTACCTGAAAGAGAACGCCTGCCTGATGTTCTCGCACGGGTTCAACATCCACTATGGACAGATCGTCCCCCCGCCCACCGTCGACGTCGTCATGGTCGCCCCGAAGGGGCCCGGCCACATGGTCCGGCGGACCTACGAGGAGGGGAAGGGAGTCCCGGCGCTCATCGCCGTCCACCAAGACCATACCGGGAAGGCACGCGCTGTCGCGCTCGCCTACGCCCGGGGGATCGGCGCAACCCGTGCGGTGGTGCTCGAGACGACGTTTGCCGAGGAGACCGAGACCGACCTCTTCGGGGAGCAGGCTGTCCTCTGCGGCGGGGTGACCTCGCTGATCAAGGCCGGGTTTGAGACCCTGGTGGACGCCGGGTACGCGCCCGAGATGGCCTATCTCGAGGTCCTGCATGAGATGAAACTCATCGTCGATCTCATCTACGAGGGCGGGTTTACGAAGATGCGCGACTCGATCAGCAACACTGCCCAGTACGGCGACCTCACGCGCGGTCCCCGCGTCATCGGGCCCGAGACCTACGCGGCGATGCAGGAGGTTCTCGAAGAGATCCAGAACGGCGAGTTCGCACGCGAATGGATGCTTGAGAACATGGTGAACCGCCCGGTCTTCACCGCGCTGACGAAGGCGGACGAGGAGCACCTGATCGAGCAGGTGGGCAAGGAACTCCGCGGGTTTATGCCGCAGTTCCGGAAGTAA
- a CDS encoding flavodoxin family protein: MSVCIIYHSETGNTRAVAERFAAVTGGDLVEVRDLTGYSKAGMYLKGAPRAVRGERAAIRPDIIDVSGYDAVAVGCPVWAFNPTPAANAAVAALQGVEGKAAAVFCTSRGAPGKTLERLQAMLADRGADVWGGVSFTERDLQKAEMVEALAALIRPQVKEKGDSVRTASTGSSR; encoded by the coding sequence ATGTCCGTCTGCATCATCTATCACTCCGAGACCGGGAATACCCGGGCAGTGGCCGAACGGTTCGCTGCCGTGACCGGCGGCGATCTCGTCGAGGTACGCGACCTCACCGGCTACTCGAAAGCCGGGATGTATCTCAAGGGCGCTCCGCGGGCCGTGCGTGGCGAGAGGGCTGCTATCCGGCCGGATATCATCGACGTCTCCGGCTACGATGCCGTCGCCGTCGGATGCCCGGTATGGGCGTTCAACCCGACGCCTGCCGCCAACGCCGCCGTCGCAGCCCTGCAAGGCGTCGAGGGGAAGGCCGCAGCCGTTTTCTGCACATCTCGCGGGGCGCCGGGGAAGACCCTTGAGCGGCTGCAGGCGATGCTTGCGGACCGGGGCGCCGACGTCTGGGGAGGAGTCTCGTTCACGGAGCGGGACCTGCAGAAGGCTGAGATGGTGGAGGCCCTGGCCGCTCTCATCCGGCCGCAGGTAAAAGAGAAGGGAGATTCGGTCAGAACCGCATCAACCGGGTCGTCGAGGTGA
- the frhA gene encoding coenzyme F420 hydrogenase subunit alpha, with translation MSKVVEISPTTRHEGHSKLVLKVNDEGIVERGDWLSITPVRGIEKLAIGKTMEQVPKIASRVCGICPIAHTLAGIEAMEASVGCEIPEDAKLLRYILQCANRMHSHALHNILALPDMYLPGTDTKINPFSKEEPVRSVALRIQRIREIGQTIGEIVGGEAIHPSNPRVGGMYKNISPRAKAKIYDLAKEARVLTQQQMEFMIAIFRNYQRRDWAEVGGVEVPIPKDLGYHNQGYMATAPVYGSSSLDENPTWFPERFTEVRPWDWYMGEVEISEADPNYPIGGTTPVGNKAWPQMEACTGVPLYDGQPVEVGPRARQVQFKNYDEKGTIGLQIARQMEFPETAYGIIDALDALDTSGAVVADEIPQGDGSLGWAANEAPRGADVHLARVKDGRVQYFSMLVPTTWNFPTCSRALEGAPWRLAEVVMRGYDPCVSCATHMLVIDEDKRLVAQKLIQ, from the coding sequence TTGTCGAAAGTTGTAGAGATTTCCCCAACAACGAGACATGAAGGCCACTCGAAGCTCGTTCTGAAAGTCAACGATGAAGGCATCGTCGAGCGTGGAGACTGGCTCAGCATCACCCCGGTGAGGGGTATTGAGAAGCTCGCTATCGGCAAGACGATGGAGCAGGTTCCGAAGATCGCATCGCGCGTCTGCGGTATCTGTCCCATCGCGCATACCTTGGCGGGTATCGAAGCGATGGAAGCATCCGTCGGGTGCGAAATCCCCGAGGACGCAAAACTCCTGCGTTACATCCTGCAGTGTGCCAACAGGATGCACAGCCACGCCCTGCATAACATCCTGGCCCTCCCGGACATGTACCTCCCGGGGACAGATACCAAGATCAACCCGTTCTCCAAGGAAGAACCGGTCAGGAGCGTTGCCCTCCGCATTCAGCGGATCCGTGAGATCGGCCAGACCATCGGCGAAATCGTCGGCGGCGAAGCCATCCACCCGAGCAACCCCCGCGTCGGCGGCATGTACAAGAACATAAGCCCGCGTGCGAAGGCAAAGATCTATGACCTCGCAAAGGAAGCCCGGGTCCTCACCCAGCAGCAGATGGAGTTCATGATCGCGATCTTCCGGAACTACCAGAGGCGTGACTGGGCCGAAGTCGGCGGCGTCGAAGTCCCGATCCCGAAGGATCTCGGCTACCACAACCAGGGCTACATGGCCACCGCGCCGGTCTACGGCAGCTCCAGCCTCGACGAGAACCCCACCTGGTTCCCCGAGCGGTTCACCGAAGTCCGCCCCTGGGACTGGTATATGGGCGAGGTAGAGATCAGCGAGGCCGACCCGAACTACCCGATAGGCGGCACCACACCCGTAGGGAACAAAGCCTGGCCCCAGATGGAGGCCTGCACCGGCGTCCCGCTCTATGATGGTCAGCCGGTCGAGGTCGGACCGCGTGCACGCCAGGTCCAGTTCAAGAACTACGACGAGAAGGGCACCATCGGCCTGCAGATCGCACGCCAGATGGAGTTCCCCGAGACCGCCTACGGCATCATCGATGCGCTTGATGCGCTCGACACCTCCGGAGCGGTAGTCGCCGACGAGATCCCGCAGGGTGACGGATCCCTCGGCTGGGCTGCGAACGAAGCGCCCCGTGGCGCAGATGTCCACCTTGCCCGGGTCAAGGACGGCAGAGTGCAGTACTTCTCGATGCTCGTCCCGACCACCTGGAACTTCCCCACCTGCAGCCGTGCGCTTGAGGGTGCACCCTGGCGGCTCGCGGAAGTCGTCATGCGCGGATACGACCCCTGTGTCTCCTGTGCGACGCACATGCTGGTGATCGACGAAGATAAGAGGTTAGTGGCCCAGAAACTCATTCAGTGA